A single Klebsiella variicola DNA region contains:
- a CDS encoding efflux RND transporter permease subunit produces the protein MSKFFIHRPVFAWVLAIIMMIAGGLAILQLPIAQYPTIAPPAVAISATYPGADAQTVQDTVTQVIEQNMNGIDNLMYMSSTSDSAGSVTITLTFKSGTDPDIAQVQVQNKLQLATPLLPQEVQQQGISVEKSSSSFLLVAGFISDNPATTQDDISDYVASNVKDPISRLNGVGDVQLFGAQYAMRVWLDGNLLNKYNLTPVDVINALKVQNDQIAAGQLGGTPALKGQQLNASIIAQTRLKDPQEFGKVTLRVNADGSVVHLKDVARIELGGENYNVVARINGKPASGLGIKLATGANALDTATAIKAKLAELQPYFPQGMKVVYPYDTTPFVKISIHEVVKTLFEAIILVFLVMYLFLQNMRATLIPTIAVPVVLLGTFAVLSMFGYSINTLTMFGMVLAIGLLVDDAIVVVENVERVMVEEKLSPKEATEKSMSQIQGALVGIAMVLSAVFVPMAFFGGSTGAIYRQFSITIVSAMALSVLVALVLTPALCATLLKPASAEHHEKKGFFGWFNARFDQSVNHYTNSVSGILRGTGRYLVIYLVIVVGMAVLFMRLPTSFLPDEDQGVFLTMIQLPSGATQERTQKVLDTVTDYYLHNEKANVESVFTVNGFSFSGQGQNSGMAFVSLKPWEARSGDENNVESIIKRATVAFSQIKDAMVFPFNMPAIIELGTATGFDFELIDQGGLGHTALTQARNQLLGMVKQHPDQLVRVRPNGLEDTPQFKLDVDQEKAQALGVSLSDINETISAALGGYYVNDFIDRGRVKKVYVQADAHFRMLPSDINNMYVRSANGEMVPFSAFVTSRWIYGSPRLERYNGLPSMEILGEASPGKSTGEAMALMEQLASKLPSGIGYDWTGMSYQERLSGNQAPALYAISLIVVFLCLAALYESWSIPFSVMLVVPLGVIGALLAATLRGLNNDVYFQVGLLTTIGLSAKNAILIVEFAKDLMEKEGKGIIEATLEASRMRLRPILMTSLAFILGVMPLVISHGAGSGAQNAVGTGVMGGMLTATLLAIFFVPVFFVVVRRRFTRHAE, from the coding sequence ATGTCTAAGTTTTTTATCCATCGACCGGTCTTCGCCTGGGTGCTGGCCATCATTATGATGATTGCCGGCGGCCTGGCCATCCTGCAGCTACCGATAGCGCAGTATCCGACGATTGCGCCCCCTGCGGTGGCGATCTCCGCCACCTACCCGGGTGCGGATGCCCAAACCGTGCAGGATACGGTCACTCAGGTTATCGAACAGAATATGAACGGTATCGACAACCTGATGTATATGTCGTCAACCAGCGACTCCGCTGGCTCGGTAACCATTACGCTCACCTTTAAGTCCGGCACCGATCCGGATATCGCCCAGGTGCAGGTGCAAAACAAACTGCAGTTGGCTACGCCGCTGCTGCCTCAGGAAGTACAGCAGCAAGGGATTAGCGTCGAAAAATCCAGCAGCAGCTTCCTGCTGGTTGCTGGCTTTATCTCTGATAATCCGGCCACCACCCAGGACGATATCTCTGACTATGTCGCCTCCAACGTGAAAGACCCTATCAGCCGCCTCAACGGCGTGGGCGATGTGCAGCTGTTCGGCGCGCAGTACGCCATGCGCGTCTGGCTGGACGGCAATTTGCTGAATAAATACAACCTCACGCCGGTCGACGTCATCAATGCGCTGAAGGTTCAGAACGATCAGATCGCCGCGGGTCAGTTGGGCGGTACGCCGGCGCTGAAAGGTCAGCAACTGAACGCGTCGATCATCGCTCAGACGCGGCTTAAAGATCCGCAGGAGTTTGGCAAGGTTACACTCCGGGTCAATGCCGATGGTTCGGTCGTCCATCTGAAAGACGTCGCCCGCATTGAGCTGGGGGGAGAAAACTACAACGTCGTCGCGAGAATTAACGGTAAACCCGCCTCTGGTCTGGGTATTAAGCTTGCGACCGGCGCCAACGCGCTGGATACTGCCACCGCGATTAAAGCGAAGCTGGCCGAGCTACAGCCCTACTTCCCTCAGGGGATGAAGGTTGTCTATCCGTACGATACGACCCCTTTCGTCAAAATCTCCATCCACGAAGTGGTTAAAACGCTCTTTGAGGCAATTATCCTCGTCTTTCTTGTCATGTATCTGTTTCTGCAGAACATGCGCGCAACGCTCATTCCGACGATTGCCGTTCCTGTCGTGCTGTTGGGTACCTTTGCGGTACTGTCGATGTTTGGCTACTCCATCAACACCCTGACGATGTTTGGCATGGTGCTGGCGATAGGCCTGTTGGTCGATGACGCCATCGTGGTGGTGGAAAACGTCGAACGTGTAATGGTTGAGGAGAAGCTCTCGCCAAAAGAAGCGACAGAAAAGTCGATGTCGCAGATCCAGGGGGCGCTGGTGGGTATCGCCATGGTGCTCTCTGCGGTATTCGTCCCGATGGCCTTTTTCGGCGGCTCGACTGGCGCGATTTATCGTCAGTTTTCGATCACTATCGTCTCCGCCATGGCGCTCTCCGTGCTGGTTGCGCTGGTACTGACGCCGGCGCTCTGCGCCACGTTGTTGAAGCCAGCCTCAGCCGAACACCATGAGAAAAAAGGATTTTTCGGCTGGTTTAACGCCCGCTTTGACCAGAGCGTCAATCACTATACCAACAGCGTTAGCGGCATTCTGCGTGGAACAGGCCGTTATCTGGTGATCTACCTGGTGATAGTCGTGGGGATGGCCGTGTTGTTCATGCGTTTGCCCACGTCCTTTCTGCCCGACGAGGATCAAGGCGTCTTCCTGACCATGATCCAGCTGCCTTCCGGCGCGACCCAGGAGCGCACGCAGAAGGTGCTGGATACCGTAACCGACTACTATCTGCATAACGAGAAGGCCAATGTTGAAAGCGTCTTTACCGTTAACGGCTTCAGCTTCAGCGGCCAGGGGCAAAACTCCGGCATGGCGTTTGTCAGCCTGAAACCCTGGGAAGCGCGTAGCGGTGATGAAAACAACGTGGAGTCGATTATTAAACGAGCCACCGTGGCCTTCAGCCAGATAAAAGACGCCATGGTTTTCCCGTTCAACATGCCGGCCATTATTGAGCTGGGTACCGCCACCGGCTTCGACTTTGAGCTGATCGACCAGGGTGGACTTGGCCATACCGCCCTGACCCAGGCGCGAAACCAACTGCTCGGTATGGTGAAACAGCATCCGGATCAGCTGGTCCGGGTACGGCCCAATGGGCTGGAAGATACGCCGCAGTTCAAACTGGATGTCGATCAGGAAAAAGCGCAGGCGCTGGGCGTATCCCTCTCCGATATCAATGAAACGATATCTGCGGCGCTGGGGGGGTACTATGTCAATGACTTTATCGACCGCGGCCGCGTGAAAAAAGTGTACGTCCAGGCTGATGCCCATTTCCGTATGCTGCCGAGCGACATTAACAACATGTACGTTCGTAGCGCCAACGGCGAAATGGTTCCGTTCTCCGCCTTTGTCACTTCACGCTGGATCTATGGCTCGCCGCGTCTGGAGCGCTACAACGGCTTGCCGTCCATGGAGATCCTCGGTGAAGCCTCGCCAGGAAAAAGTACCGGGGAAGCCATGGCCCTGATGGAACAACTGGCCAGTAAACTGCCGAGCGGCATCGGTTACGACTGGACCGGGATGTCTTACCAGGAACGGCTCTCCGGCAACCAGGCGCCTGCACTTTATGCCATCTCATTGATCGTCGTCTTCCTGTGCCTGGCAGCGCTGTATGAGAGCTGGTCGATCCCCTTCTCAGTCATGTTAGTGGTTCCGCTGGGGGTCATTGGCGCGCTGTTAGCGGCCACGCTGCGTGGGCTGAATAATGACGTTTACTTCCAGGTCGGTCTTTTGACTACGATCGGTTTGTCGGCAAAGAATGCGATCCTGATCGTTGAGTTCGCCAAGGATCTGATGGAGAAAGAAGGGAAAGGGATCATTGAGGCTACGCTGGAGGCATCGCGGATGCGCCTGCGCCCTATTCTTATGACATCTCTGGCTTTTATCCTCGGGGTTATGCCGCTGGTGATTAGCCATGGTGCCGGTAGCGGGGCTCAGAATGCAGTGGGCACCGGCGTGATGGGCGGGATGCTTACCGCGACACTGCTGGCGATCTTCTTTGTTCCGGTGTTCTTCGTGGTCGTTAGGCGACGCTTTACCCGGCACGCTGAATAA